The DNA window GCAGCACTGTAAAATGGATGGGGTTAGCTAACACCATCAGTAGTTTCATGCTCACATGCTTTTACATGGAGCACCATAATCACTCAGATCAGTGTAATACACCCTTTATTAAGAGACTGGCAGTACACTGCAGACATCTTCATGTTTTAAAGGAGCACATCTGTCATTCAATCACAGATTCTGCTCCGACATGGGTGAAGTCACCTCATCTTTCCACAAGCAATGAAGAATTGCATCCTGACAtgttaaataatgttttaataatCACACAGCATATAAAATGCAGACAAACGGTCTCACAATCTAAATCTGCCGCTTACCAGTCGCAGCAACATGCTGCagctcagtgacatcacagatcaTCACATCTGTAGTTGAggtataatatttaataatatttttgttcctCCTGATCAAGGTGCCTCACAACTGTGATAATCACATTTGCCAGGGTGCTATGCAGGTCCACTTAGTGCTCAAGTTCTCTATGCCAGCAAAAGGCCCTGACCAAATCATAGCTTCTGAGTATAGCATGATCGTGATCCAGCCTGTGGTCAGAAAAGCACCATGTTCCCACAGATGCTAACACAACAGCTCCACACAATCCCCCTGTAATCAACCAGCTCTGTAACAAGCCGTTGTCCTCCTGCACTACAAATACTTGCTCTAGGGTGCTAAGCAGCTGAGGTGGGTACAGCTTCATAGCACCCATTGGATCCTCAGTCTTCGGTCAGGTCTGCCGGCCAATACTGGTCCTGCATGTAGTGACTATGGGAGGAGTCTGACACGGGGGACAGGAAGACGTccaggttctgggttttattgaGGACGTCCTGCTCCCACTGTCCCTCCACCAGTTTGTACAGGTCCATTGCAGCCACTGCGTCCTCCACCGAACTGTGTCCCACTCTACCCATCTGAGGAGAGAAGGGCCAACGGTCACTGCTCTGCACTCGTTTACTACCACACTCATCTAATCACATCCAGAAGCCATGTCCCAAACCCCAGGTGTATTTAGCTCCACGAAACGGTAATCATTCAACATTTTATCATGGTGATCAATTCTAAATATGATCAATATCAAGTTCAAATCTATAAAGAGACCAAAATCAAATCCAAAAATTACTTCCTGAATGTGAAAATTAACAGTGATGAAAACAATATAAAGATATTGTCTATAAAGTGGACCTTACTGATAACAGCATATAAAAATCTATATTCTGCCTGAAAGCTTTCTGGGATTTATTTTCCTTCCTTACAGGGGTAAACCCTCTGCGTGATGGGAAGACGGGCAGCTCACCTGGATGTCCCTGTTGAGCAGGGTCTTGGCCAGGTTCTTCAGAGAGATGCTGCGTCCAGCCGGCATGCCGGATAGCTGTCTGAGCAGACGCGTGCAGCAGGTGTCCCGGATCATGTGACGGGGGGGAATGAAGCCCAGTGCCCGGAAATCATTGTGCAAGGCATGGCCCACCACAACCTTCCCCTGCAGAATCTGTAGAATCTGAACGCAAATTTAAAAACGTTATCATCCAGAACACAGCAACACAACGCTCCCCACAATGAGGACCCTACTTTACCTCTCCCCCATCACAAACACCCTGTCTGTCTCACCTTTTTCTCCAATCAGTAAGGCactgggctctttccaatcgcttatttttacCTCCTATTTTTACATTCTTGCCTCCTTTCCTCACTCCTAACTTCACACATTGGAGGAGGCAAGAAAAGGAGGAAAGGACACAAGGATGGAGGAATCAAGGAAAGGTTTATTGGACGAAAGGAATGCTCTTTCAAGCATCAGTTAGCAGCCATCTCAATTACAGATGTGGAGAGTCCATCACTAATCATTAATACGTCACAAAGGACGCACTCGCGTTTCGACGCTCAAGAATCCTTTGGGAGCCTTGCAGCTAAtcacgggttggaatgtccctAAGGACAGTGACCatgatcgatttccaggtcagtcgAGGAAAAAGGATAAAATAGGCCATAGGAAAGAGCCCTGTCTCACCTCCCACCCCATCACTGACATCACTCTCACCTCTTCCCTGGCTTGTTGGAAGGGCACAGCGTGCAGCAGGTGATGTTGGCAGATGCCACTCCAGCGGGTGCGGTAGTCTGTGACGGGTTGCTGGGGCTGGATGTACTGGTCATACAGGACTTCACCGTGGTAATTCACCAGGCTACATCGGGCCAGCTCGCTGCAGCGGGCGTCCTGCCCCGTGCCGACCATCTCGCAGTCCATAGCCACCAGCTGAGCCGGGCCAATCGCAGCGCAGGGGGAGCTGCGCCCGCTGCTGACCTCAGATGAGAACCCACTGTCCAGCTCCCACTCCCCTTTCCCAGCACGGTGTGGCTCCGTCCCAGGTCCCGTATCTCCCTGGCCCCTGAGCATTAAGCAcaggcctctcctcttcctcttcagagCTGCCATCTTCCTCAGCGCCGCCTTGCGACGCTCCACCCTCTGTATCTTGCTTGGAGTCCGTTTCATGGTATGGCCCTTCGTTCCATGCGCCTCTGCCTCAAGCGAAGGGGAGACAAAGTGGCACGTCGTGCTCTGGGATACAGGCGAGGGGCTCTGCCGAAGCATTTCCCCTCCACTTCCGGTCCCTCCACGGTCGCTGACGCCAGGCCTTTTCATGCCTGTGGAAATGACAGCTGCAGTGAGTGACGTGGTTagcatgtgcacaatgaatGAGCTAGCTACTCTGGCATGACACTCGACgtacaaatatatatacttatatattttAGATATACACCCGCATATTGAATAATCAGAAATGGCATGGTATGAACCATTATCGATATATACCACACGCAATGTGTCAGTTATGAACAGTTCCCCCAAAAACTAATTTATCTCACGAATAATATAAACGAACACAGAATTGTTCGTTTTGGTTAGCTATGTTTCGGTCTCTCGCTGTAATCGAATTGTTTATCCACAGCAGATATATTAAAACAGGAGATTAACATTACGAGAAAGAAAAAGCTAGCCAACATATGCTAGCTAATTCTGAATTTCACACCGCCATTGATAACCAAACCGGAACGCCACAAGTACTTTCTTCCCAAATTTATTCGCAGATTTCCCACATCTTCCCGTTGTTACTCGTGTGATGTAAATGGGTTTCTAACAGAACTGAGAGCTACATCAATTAGCTAACGTAAAATATATTGCTGTCATCTTACCTTTCACGACACGTGGATTCGCACTAGTTCTCTGCCGGGAAGGACATGCCAAGGCTTGTTGGTCAGTACTCGCATCACGATTGGTCGGCTCAACACGCCACTCCCACTTCCGTGGAACTGAATTGTCTGTTGACGTAACCGTTCCCGCTGCGCATATTTGCGCagatattcacattttattgatGGATACTTGTGGAAACCAGGGTTTTCTATCGACAGAAATGTCCAAGGCCAACAGCTCAATGcctccaaaaatatatataaataaacaattgaGAACACGTAACAGAATGTAATACATAGGCAGAATACAGTGATTGAGTATCACACAGAAGAGCTGCTCAAACGGAAGGATCCTTTATTTTCCCGTTCAGTGAGGATTACTTGGATACAGTGTCCACGcaccaaaaaaacccaaagcaAAATGAGTAATAGTCGCCATAATAGACACGTTGGACAGTACAAGtcatatttatttcactgtTACATCACCATAGCAATGTAAAAGATAGGCCTATAGACTTTAAAGAtgttatgaaaaaatatttaataactgttttatatatatgat is part of the Conger conger chromosome 15, fConCon1.1, whole genome shotgun sequence genome and encodes:
- the LOC133111753 gene encoding apoptosis-enhancing nuclease-like, producing the protein MKRPGVSDRGGTGSGGEMLRQSPSPVSQSTTCHFVSPSLEAEAHGTKGHTMKRTPSKIQRVERRKAALRKMAALKRKRRGLCLMLRGQGDTGPGTEPHRAGKGEWELDSGFSSEVSSGRSSPCAAIGPAQLVAMDCEMVGTGQDARCSELARCSLVNYHGEVLYDQYIQPQQPVTDYRTRWSGICQHHLLHAVPFQQAREEILQILQGKVVVGHALHNDFRALGFIPPRHMIRDTCCTRLLRQLSGMPAGRSISLKNLAKTLLNRDIQMGRVGHSSVEDAVAAMDLYKLVEGQWEQDVLNKTQNLDVFLSPVSDSSHSHYMQDQYWPADLTED